A single Aspergillus chevalieri M1 DNA, chromosome 3, nearly complete sequence DNA region contains:
- a CDS encoding MFS transporter (COG:P;~EggNog:ENOG410PJE9;~InterPro:IPR020846,IPR011701,IPR004737,IPR036259;~PFAM:PF07690;~TransMembrane:12 (i35-53o73-90i102-121o127-147i159-178o198-217i313-334o361-383i395-414o420-443i450-473o485-502i);~go_component: GO:0016021 - integral component of membrane [Evidence IEA];~go_function: GO:0015112 - nitrate transmembrane transporter activity [Evidence IEA];~go_function: GO:0015113 - nitrite transmembrane transporter activity [Evidence IEA];~go_function: GO:0022857 - transmembrane transporter activity [Evidence IEA];~go_process: GO:0015706 - nitrate transport [Evidence IEA];~go_process: GO:0015707 - nitrite transport [Evidence IEA];~go_process: GO:0055085 - transmembrane transport [Evidence IEA]), whose protein sequence is MDFVKLLFVSPEVNPSNRKALSIPVFNPFDKYGRVFTFSWLGFMVAFLSWYAFPPLLTATIKNDLGMNQGQVANSNIVALLATLLVRLIAGPLCDRFGPRLVFVGLLLCGSIPTAMAGLVTNPQGLIALRFFVGILGGTFVPCQVWCTGFFDKKIVGTANSLAGGWGNSGGGITYFVMPAVYDSLVHSQGLAPHRAWRVAYVIPFVIIVALALAMLFTCDDTPMGKWSERHIWMKENNLQAANVNIVDITPRNPSSRTSGAPSISQVVAVSDVEKKGAETPNNIVDTEAQTTGQVGILHTATTPPTPSHKETLSIMFSLSTLAVAIPYACSFGSELSINSILGDYYAQNFPYMSQTRTGQWAAMFGLLNIVCRPAGGFVADFVYRYTETVWSKKILLVFLGVIMGAFQLAMGLSDPKDEATMFGLTAGLAFFLEACNGANFALVPHVHSFANGIVSGTVGGLGNLGGIIFAIIFRYNGSHYARSLWIIGVICIAGNMLLSWIRPVPRGQTTRS, encoded by the exons CATGGTTGCGTTCCTCTCGTGGTACGCATTCCCACCCCTG TTGACGGCCACAATCAAAAATGACCTGGGCATGAACCAGGGACAGGTTGCAAACTCGAATATCGTTGCTCTCCTCGCCAC ACTCCTAGTCAGACTCATCGCCGGACCACTATGCGATCGCTTCGGCCCCCGTCTCGTCTTCGTCGGCCTTCTCCTCTGCGGCTCCATCCCGACTGCCATGGCCGGCCTCGTCACCAACCCCCAAGGTCTGATCGCATTGCGCTTTTTCGTTGGTATCCTGGGAGGCACGTTTGTCCCCTGTCAGGTCTGGTGTACCGGGTTCTTTGACAAGAAGATTGTTGGAACTGCCAATTCCCTGGCTGGTGGATGGGGGAACTCTGGTGGCGGTATTACCTATTTTGTCATGCCTGCAGTGTATGACTCCCTCGTCCATTCTCAGGGCCTCGCGCCACACAGGGCATGGCGAGTCGCCTATGTGATTCCATTCGTTATCATTGTGGCCCTGGCTTTGGCTATGCTTTTCACCTGCGACGATACCCCAATGGGCAAATGGTCCGAACGCCACATCTGGATGAAGGAGAATAATCTCCAAGCCGCTAATGTGAACATCGTCGACATTACCCCCAGAAATCCCTCAAGCCGCACATCCGGCGCACCCTCCATAAGCCAGGTCGTCGCCGTCTCCGACGTCGAGAAGAAGGGCGCAGAAACACCCAACAACATTGTTGACACCGAAGCTCAAACAACAGGACAAGTTGGCATCCTCCACACAGCCACAACACCTCCAACTCCCTCCCATAAAGAAACTCTCAGCATCATGTTCAGCCTCTCCACCCTTGCCGTCGCAATCCCCTACGCCTGCTCCTTCGGCTCCGAGCTCTCCATCAACTCCATCCTCGGCGACTACTACGCCCAGAACTTCCCTTACATGAGCCAGACCCGGACAGGACAATGGGCCGCCATGTTCGGGCTGCTGAACATTGTCTGCCGTCCGGCTGGTGGCTTCGTCGCAGATTTTGTGTATCGATATACCGAAACAGTCTGGTCGAAGAAAATTCTTCTGGTGTTTCTGGGCGTGATAATGGGAGCTTTCCAGCTTGCGATGGGCCTTTCGGATCCGAAGGACGAGGCTACCATGTTTGGACTGACGGCTGGGTTGGCGTTTTTCTTGGAGGCGTGTAATGGGGCGAACTTTGCGCTTGTGCCGCATGTGCATTCGTTTGCTAATGGTATCGTCTCTGGTACTGTTGGTGGTCTGGGAAACCTTGGTGGAATTATCTTCGCGATCATCTTCCGATACAATGGGAGTCACTATGCGCGCTCGTTGTGGATCATCGGTGTTATCTGCATTGCTGGAAACATGCTTCTTTCTTGGATCCGGCCAGTGCCTAGGGGCCAGACAACGCGGTCATGA
- a CDS encoding L-rhamnose mutarotase (COG:S;~EggNog:ENOG410PPV8;~InterPro:IPR008000,IPR011008;~PFAM:PF05336;~go_function: GO:0016857 - racemase and epimerase activity, acting on carbohydrates and derivatives [Evidence IEA]) has translation MSTRRIAQIVHLKPSAVEAYKKCHAAVWPEVLQQIQDCNITDYSIFFDNDRTLFATFKWVGTDWESDMKKMSENLKVREWWAMTDGMQESPIPGAISSAEGPGWWKVLDEVFHTD, from the exons atgtcCACCCGTCGCATCGCCCAAATCGTCCACCTCAAGCCCTCCGCCGTCGAAGCCTATAAAAAATGCCACGCAGCTGTTTGGCCTGAAGTACTCCAACAGATCCAAGACTGCAACATCACAGATT ACTCGATTTTCTTCGATAATGACCGCACACTGTTCGCTACATTCAAATGGGTCGGGACTGATTGGGAGAGCGatatgaagaagatgagcgAGAATCTGAAAGTGAGGGAGTGGTGGGCTATGACAGATGGGATGCAG GAAAGCCCTATTCCCGGTGCCATAAGCAGTGCAGAAGGCCCCGGCTGGTGGAAGGTTTTGGATGAGGTGTTCCATACGGACTGA
- a CDS encoding uncharacterized protein (COG:S;~EggNog:ENOG410PPY9) codes for MENHDAPLTASVTVSQRQSSAAVHRPLASSGTASSSSPPRSSFAPPTRRRRSSIARVDIAVGDSDRRPLPTPELQSQRTREQFSETPLPRPQGTLSRVHLYPDRFATIRRGDIVFDESGLPRPNPRRGHRRRSTHVTPADLESFRREVLGIESTPSIVPEEELQSRPNQNPSSDPQFEQLNQAFESANMSMNSGSSPSSGMFSGYVENPNNVGNVPRQSISGGMSHAAGQVNGGAMPGMNGGLPMNAGHQMDLQHLYDMVLELSDVLKNNRDMTKSIVTSAEDLMNRAATEGANPSIQQVSTEISAARIAELERALAKEKRTVEILKHEQDENTKLIGEYEAAVGTMVEQIRNYCQNNNMHFLAQKRQYNNLLQAERDAHLESRLDRDYWHAQTMRCSEMIRTAYRLRCEEEEVPIRIVAGLQNEVRAYRDALGMEPEKPEEEYGWEILKDVPPSVE; via the exons ATGGAAAATCATGATGCTCCTCTCACCGCCTCAGTCACGGTATCCCAGAGACAGAGTTCTGCAGCTGTCCACCGCCCGTTGGCTTCCTCAGGAACCGCCTCGAGCTCGTCTCCTCCTCGCTCCTCATTTGCCCCTCCTACTCGTCGCCGTCGTTCTTCTATTGCTCGCGTCGATATCGCTGTTGGCGATTCTGATCGTCGTCCTCTACCTACTCCTGAACTTCAATCTCAGAGAACGCGTGAGCAGTTTTCTGAGACCCCTCTTCCGCGTCCTCAGGGCACCCTATCTCGCGTCCATCTGTACCCCGACCGATTCGCAACCATCCGTCGAGGTGACATTGTCTTCGACGAGTCTGGTCTGCCGCGTCCGAACCCGAGGCGTGGACACCGTCGTCGCTCCACTCACGTAACCCCCGCCGATCTCGAGAGTTTTCGACGGGAAGTGTTGGGAATTGAATCTACTCCTTCTATTGTCCCAGAAGAAGAGCTTCAGTCCCGACCCAATCAGAATCCTTCTTCTGATCCTCAGTTCGAGCAGCTGAACCAGGCTTTTGAGAGTGCCAATATGTCTATGAACAGTGGAAGCAGCCCCAGCTCGGGCATGTTCTCGGGCTACGTTGAAAACCCCAACAACGTTGGTAACGTCCCTCGTCAGTCGATTTCTGGAGGTATGTCTCATGCGGCTGGGCAAGTGAATGGGGGCGCCATGCCTGGTATGAACGGTGGCCTTCCGATGAATGCTGGCCACCAGATGGATCTCCAGCACTTGTACGATATGGTTTTGGAGTTGAGCGATGTGCTCAAGAACAATCGTGATATGACCAAGAGCATTGTTACGAGTGCGGAGGATCTCATG AACCGTGCTGCTACCGAAGGCGCGAACCCCAGCATTCAGCAAGTCAGCACGGAGATCAGTG CTGCTCGTATTGCGGAACTCGAACGTGCTCTCGCCAAAGAAAAACGCACAGTCGAGATTTTGAAGCACGAACAAGACGAAAACACCAAGTTGATCGGTGAATACGAGGCCGCGGTCGGCACGATGGTTGAGCAAATTCGCAACTATTgccagaacaacaacatgCACTTCCTGGCCCAGAAACGCCAGTACAACAACCTTCTTCAAGCCGAGCGTGACGCCCATCTTGAGAGTCGTCTTGACCGCGATTACTGGCACGCTCAGACTATGAGATGCTCTGAAATGATCCGCACTGCGTACCGACTCCGCtgcgaagaggaagaggtgcCTATTCGTATCGTCGCCGGGCTTCAGAATGAGGTACGCGCTTACCGTGACGCCCTGGGCATGGAGCCGGAGAAGCCTGAGGAAGAGTACGGCTGGGAGATCCTGAAGGATGTTCCACCGAGCGTTGAGTAA
- a CDS encoding kinetochore subunit FTA4 family protein (COG:S;~EggNog:ENOG410PRN3;~InterPro:IPR025207;~PFAM:PF13093;~go_component: GO:0031511 - Mis6-Sim4 complex [Evidence IEA]) — translation MDPTRTVSELKASFIRTQVRILSESLEPAENWRAYAVETEADDLSDKVVEDVMQKVNAILKQHNRIVYSSQAIHHVAQQVASLYWSAISQEARSLGLNEKGVEKTVDLSNQLNIAKLPTRLEHPSASEEERMRYRQLRERLAELNEQRQQRQRRLGQLRRLQRLLEPFLEPQQNIQPNLITRDGELVQELEKMRMLVARVGGRIGQKKRTSDYASQTENVSYPTGSDQKLEALLDLDS, via the exons ATGGACCCGACGCGCACAGTTTCCGAATTGAAAGCGTCCTTTATCCGGACCCAGGTGCGAATCCTGTCAGAGAGTCTCGAGCCGGCGGAGAATTGGCGGGCTTATGCGGTGGAAACGGAGGCGGACGATCTGAGTGATAAGGTGGTTGAGGATGTTATGCAGAAAG TAAATGCGATATTGAAGCAGCATAATCGCATCGTTTACTCCTCGCAGGCTATCCATCATGTCGCGCAGCAGGTCGCAAGTCTCTATTGGTCTGCTATTAGCCAGGAGGCGCGCAGCTTGGGATTGAATGAGAAGGGAGTCGAGAAGACAGTTGACCTGTCAAATCAACT GAACATCGCGAAATTACCGACGCGCCTAGAACACCCATCTGCCAGCGAAGAAGAGCGCATGAG GTATCGACAGCTACGAGAACGTCTTGCGGAACTTAATGAGCAACGACAGCAGCGACAACGTCGACTGGGTCAGCTACGACGATTACAACGCCTCTTGGAACCTTTCCTAGAGCCACAACAGAATATCCAGCCGAACCTGATTACTCGAGATGGAGAATTGGTACAAGAACTggagaagatgaggatgttggTTGCCCGGGTTGGGGGTCGGATTGGACAGAAAAAGCGAACAAGCGATTATGCTTCGCAGACTGAGAATGTCTCGTACCCAACCGGGTCTGACCAAAAGTTGGAGGCGCTGCTTGACCTGGATTCGTGA
- a CDS encoding HAD family hydrolase (COG:S;~EggNog:ENOG410PG5X;~InterPro:IPR041492,IPR006439,IPR023198,IPR036412, IPR023214;~PFAM:PF13242;~go_function: GO:0016787 - hydrolase activity [Evidence IEA]): MAEDKQPVGLLFDIGGVCVVSPFQAILDYEISQNIPPGWVNFSISRTSPYGSWHKLERGEIKMDADFFANFNKDLRSPELWKQFNARLQQSKAHGTAAAATLPPMPEVDAEWLFWEMMRISRTPDPYMFPALKKLRESGKFVVGALSNTVIYPEGHPYNEDAIGLKSQFDFFISSAHSGLRKPDPKIYEAALKEMDALAKEKRIGRASASDVVFFDDIGENLKAAKKAGMRTVKVMLGKTQDAVKELEKLTGLELLETKDEAKL; encoded by the exons ATGGCAGAGGACAAGCAACCTGTGGGCCTACTCTTCGATATCGGGGGAGTCTGC GTCGTCTCCCCCTTTCAAGCAATCTTAGACTACGAAATTTCCCAAAACATTCCCCCAGGATGGGTGAACTTCAGCATCTCCCGAACGTCGCCCTACGGCAGCTGGCATAAACTAGAGCGCGGCGAGATCAAAATGGACGCCGACTTCTTCGCCAACTTCAACAAGGACCTGCGCAGCCCAGAACTTTGGAAGCAATTCAACGCCAGACTCCAACAGAGCAAGGCACACggtactgctgctgctgccacgtTACCGCCGATGCCAGAGGTAGACGCGGAGTGGCTTTTCTGGGAGATGATGCGGATATCTCGCACGCCGGATCCGTATATGTTCCCTGCTTTGAAGAAGTTGCGGGAGTCGGGGAAATTTGTGGTTGGGGCTTTGTCGAATACGGTCATATATCCTGAAGGGCATCCGTATAATGAGGATGCGATTGGGCTCAAGTCGCAGTTTGATTTCTTCATTTCGTCGGCACATTCGGGGCTCAGGAAACCGGATCCGAAGATCTACGAAGCAGCGTTGAAGGAAATGGATGCGTTAGCGAAGGAGAAGCGAATTGGGAGAGCTAGTGCGTCGGATGTTGTCTTTTTTGATGACATCGGCGAGAACCTGAAAGCTGCGAAGAAGGCTGGGATGCGGACTGTTAAAGTCATGCTTGGAAAGACGCAGGATGCCGTTAAGGAGTTGGAGAAGTTGACTGGACTTGAACTGTTGGAGACCAAAGACGAAGCGAAACTATAG
- the RPL5 gene encoding 60S ribosomal protein uL18 (BUSCO:EOG0926419M;~COG:J;~EggNog:ENOG410PH7A;~InterPro:IPR005485,IPR025607;~PFAM:PF17144,PF14204;~go_component: GO:0005840 - ribosome [Evidence IEA];~go_function: GO:0003735 - structural constituent of ribosome [Evidence IEA];~go_function: GO:0008097 - 5S rRNA binding [Evidence IEA];~go_process: GO:0006412 - translation [Evidence IEA]) has translation MAFHKTVKNSAYFSRYQTKYRRRREGKTDYYARKRLITQAKNKYNSPKYRLVVRFTNRDVITQIVHSEISGDKVFASAYSHELKRYGITQGLTNWAAAYATGLLLARRTLKKLGLDEQFTGVEEADGEYKLTEAIETDEGTRRPFKAFLDVGLVRTSTGARVFGAMKGASDGGIFIPHSENRFPGYDIESEELDAETLRRYILGGHVAEYMETLADDDEERYRSQFIKYIEDEIDAGDLEDAYLEAHKAIREDPFKKDEEAGPKKTKEEWKAESKKYRPGKLPREEKKARVEAKIRELAA, from the exons ATG GCCTTCCACAAGACCGTCAAGAACAGCGCGTACTTCAG CCGCTACCAGACCAAGTACCGCCGTCGCCGTGAGGGTAAGACCGACTACTACGCCCGTAAGCGCCTCATCACCCAGGCCAAGAACAAGTACAATTCGCCCAAGTACCGTCTGGTTGTTCGCTTCACCAACCGCGACGTCATCACTCAGATCGTCCACTCTGAGATCTCGGGTGACAAGGTCTTCGCCTCCGCTTACTCTCACGAGCTCAAGCGCTATGGTATCACCCAGGGTCTGACCAACTGGGCTGCCGCCTACGCCACCGGTCTCCTCCTTGCCCGCCGTACCCTCAAGAAGCTCGGCCTTGACGAGCAGTTCACTGGTGTCGAGGAGGCTGACGGTGAATACAAGCTCACTGAGGCCATCGAGACCGACGAGGGCACCCGCCGTCCCTTCAAGGCCTTCCTTGATGTTGGTCTTGTCCGCACCTCCACCGGTGCCCGTGTCTTCGGTGCCATGAAGGGTGCCTCCGATGGTGGTATCTTCATCCCCCACTCCGAGAACCGCTTCCCCGGTTACGATATTGAGTCCGAGGAGCTCGACGCCGAGACTCTCCGCCGCTACATCCTCGGTGGCCACGTTGCTGAGTACATGGAGACCCTcgctgatgatgatgaggagcgCTACCGCTCTCAGTTCATCAAGTACATCGAGGACGAGATCGATGCTGGTGACCTTGAGGACGCCTACCTCGAGGCCCACAAGGCCATTCGTGAGGACCCCTTCAAGAAGGACGAGGAGGCCGGCCCCAAGAAGACCAAGGAGGAGTGGAAGGCCGAGAGCAAGAAGTACCGCCCTGGCAAGCTTCCCcgtgaggagaagaaggctcGTGTTGAGGCCAAGATCCGTGAGCTTGCTGCTTAA
- a CDS encoding putative cell wall biogenesis protein Mhp1 (COG:S;~EggNog:ENOG410PFDE;~InterPro:IPR032675) — protein MTELQIQGHTPMEGIETVDVSWLHHSQKDYISRSKSVNDKPGADQDPPTTLRRKPSTSEKNTISNGHHPQPPSPKSAFPEYKETPNGDTPQTGGAPKANDTNTPQKSGSKPISIRRNSWISNLSSKFSSGSTPPSQSNTKGSQPSPKTANFDPPNPFGAAYSPRDKEEEKKDESNPFTSSSPRGSSFLSNAFRKLSSSGSSGLGKAPSNGVICERRVMNIDRNRDRCKVPDLDQGKLRRVAFCVDVEIAGISRRESEDDDAAPSNARRLFSDSNSSKSKKSSQKLKDKSEAAALKTPEAAAVDKEKQDQAQTNNTPSDSASGERKAAEGEVKEPSRKQEKKKRSEEERRERRERRRRQAVANGSIPLQLNADDESSAPSQSHPTTDPVRIYRRCCQLRESPVLKRIVDEISSPSSTLVESPGTVAALELKSFPMTSEDIATFCDWLAVVPVRKLILEDCGLTDDSIRAILSALLSTKTVEQMQHRRGRPGKAKSQTVTSEERVSVVEKLSLKDNPKIGPEGWRYICLFIHLSKSLKAIDLSGIPFPKASVTATVPADAGSAATELSTVFARSLAERFGGDHLEELLISECRPATDDVRKICDAAIAIGLKRLGFANNNLTKEGLEHVVRYVKTGKCEGLDLGGNPIQDHLDLLNTAMEKDHPLYALSLADCSLTPSVLYPLFQGLTRLSNLRFIDFSHNPGLFSAQPDALAIFRRFLPKMTSLKRIHLADVNLSADHAIALAEVLPDSPSLCHLNILENPAISALASSTDARGQEEACAVYASLMAAVRVSRTIIAVDIEVPSAENNEVVKALASQIVAYSLRNLQGGAIAEELTDPAEPVADRADVPIPEVLQHIVGNGFGFGDEGDEEDDDLAPDEDYVIGGTGVVKALGVCLGARDHHTLGDQSAPPSGTTTPRHRKSRSLATNTKRPRDMSKNLLETARNIRTRIQSALVREDKAGNEANYRRLQFLDFTLHRMIQRFEDEYPETRVFPPVPRAVADSSSQHSGDSANGSGTNSGGQFNLNNIDNENAIDDEDTENYAIGLSRASSMTSLHSRAMTSEEGHVHRLGQNLRRDFLSPSIDQEADDDDDASGLDDEYIAALRDKLDRLHEEQERSSRFSDKTFEELGSTVDDLWTTQRQDSEAFERFKQSQIAAQINSGRRSRPSTANTSQGDPEQKSS, from the exons ATGACCGAGTTACAAATACAAGGACATACGCCAATGGAGGGCATTGAGACTGTGGATGTGAGCTGGCTTCATCATTCACAAAAAG ATTATATCTCCCGTTCCAAGTCAGTGAACGATAAACCAGGCGCCGATCAGGATCCGCCAACCACACTGAGGCGAAAACCATCCACGTCAGAGAAGAACACCATTTCCAATGGCCATCACCCACAGCCTCCGTCGCCAAAATCTGCTTTTCCAGAATACAAAGAAACTCCAAATGGCGACACTCCTCAGACTGGAGGGGCACCGAAAGCCAATGACACAAACACGCCTCAGAAGTCTGGGAGCAAGCCGATTTCAATCAGGCGAAATTCGTGGATTTCAAACCTAAGCTCGAAATTCTCCTCTGGATCGACACCCCCTTCCCAGTCGAACACCAAAGGATCCCAGCCAAGCCCGAAGACAGCAAACTTCGACCCACCAAATCCATTTGGAGCAGCGTATTCCCCCAGGGAcaaagaggaggagaagaaagatgaaAGCAACCCGTTCACCTCATCCTCTCCTAGAGGTTCATCGTTTCTCTCAAATGCTTTTCGCAAGCTTTCCTCGTCTGGGAGTTCTGGACTGGGCAAGGCGCCCTCGAATGGAGTTATCTGCGAACGCCGTGTGATGAACATTGATCGAAATCGTGATCGGTGTAAGGTGCCAGACTTGGACCAGGGAAAGCTGCGCCGTGTCGCCTTTTGCGTGGATGTTGAGATCGCAGGGATATCGCGAAGGGAGTCTGAAGACGACGATGCCGCTCCGAGCAACGCGCGACGATTATTCTCCGATTCGAACAGTTCGAAGTCCAAGAAGTCGAGCCAGAAGTTGAAAGATAAGAGTGAAGCCGCTGCGTTGAAAACCCCTGAAGCTGCAGCAGTCGATAAGGAGAAGCAGGATCAGGCCCAAACGAACAATACCCCGTCGGATTCTGCATCGGGTGAGCGTAAAGCAGCGGAGGGCGAGGTCAAAGAACCTTCGCGGAaacaggagaagaagaagcgctCGGAAGAGGAAAGACGGGAGCGCAGAGAGCGCAGACGAAGGCAAGCCGTGGCGAACGGCTCAATTCCCTTGCAGCTGAATGCTGATGATGAGTCCAGCGCTCCATCGCAGTCCCACCCGACGACTGATCCTGTGCGTATCTACCGTCGCTGCTGTCAGCTGCGTGAAAGCCCCGTCCTGAAGAGGATAGTCGACGAGATCTCCTCTCCCTCGTCCACTCTGGTGGAGTCACCTGGAACAGTGGCTGCCCTCGAACTCAAGAGTTTCCCGATGACCTCGGAAGACATCGCCACGTTCTGCGACTGGCTAGCTGTCGTACCTGTCCGTAAACTTATACTCGAGGACTGTGGTTTGACAGATGATTCGATCCGTGCTATTCTTTCAGCGCTGCTGTCAACCAAGACCGTTGAACAGATGCAGCACAGACGAGGGCGACCCGGAAAGGCTAAATCGCAGACAGTCACAAGCGAAGAGAGAGTTAGTGTCGTGGAGAAGCTTTCACTGAAGGATAACCCGAAAATTGGGCCAGAGGGGTGGCGCTACATCTGCCTGTTCATCCACCTTTCTAAGTCTCTGAAGGCTATCGATCTCTCGGGTATTCCGTTCCCCAAGGCATCTGTTACCGCGACCGTTCCTGCGGACGCAGGATCTGCGGCTACCGAGCTCTCCACCGTATTCGCAAGATCGCTGGCGGAGCGTTTCGGGGGCGATCATCTCGAAGAGTTGTTGATTAGCGAATGCAGACCCGCTACGGATGATGTGCGCAAAATCTGCGACGCCGCCATTGCTATTGGCCTGAAGAGGCTTGGATTTGCCAACAATAACCTGACCAAGGAGGGTTTGGAACACGTCGTTCGGTATGTCAAGACCGGTAAATGTGAGGGTCTTGACCTCGGAGGCAATCCTATCCAGGATCATCTCGACTTGCTTAATACAGCCATGGAAAAGGACCACCCACTTTATGCTCTGAGCTTGGCAGACTGCTCTCTGACGCCTTCCGTGCTTTATCCGTTGTTCCAAGGATTAACACGTCTGTCGAACCTACGCTTTATCGACTTCTCCCATAACCCGGGTCTCTTCTCTGCTCAACCGGACGCATTAGCTATATTCAGACGATTCCTCCCGAAAATGACTTCTCTCAAGCGCATTCATCTTGCAGATGTCAATCTCTCTGCGGACCACGCCATCGCGCTCGCCGAAGTTCTTCCTGATAGCCCAAGCCTGTGCCATTTGAACATCTTGGAAAACCCAGCTATATCTGCGCTTGCCTCTTCGACCGATGCCCGCGGCCAGGAAGAGGCATGTGCTGTTTATGCATCCCTCATGGCCGCCGTCCGAGTTTCACGGACAATCATCGCCGTTGATATCGAAGTCCCCAGCGCGGAAAACAACGAAGTCGTGAAAGCGCTGGCATCCCAAATCGTTGCTTACTCCCTTCGGAACCTCCAAGGAGGCGCCATTGCAGAGGAACTCACCGATCCTGCGGAGCCGGTCGCTGATCGAGCCGACGTCCCAATTCCCGAGGTCCTCCAACACATTGTTGGCAATGGCTTTGGTTTTGGCGACGAaggtgatgaagaagatgatgatcTTGCTCCGGATGAAGACTACGTCATTGGTGGTACCGGTGTGGTAAAGGCTCTAGGAGTGTGCTTGGGCGCAAGAGACCATCATACGCTTGGTGATCAGTCGGCACCGCCCAGTGGCACTACAACTCCCCGACACAGGAAGTCCAGATCTCTTGCTACTAATACTAAGAGGCCACGAGACATGTCAAAGAACTTGCTGGAGACAGCCCGCAATATCCGTACTAGGATTCAGTCGGCTCTTGTTCGCGAGGACAAGGCTGGCAACGAAGCGAACTACAGACGCCTGCAGTTCCTTGACTTTACACTACATCGGATGATCCAACGGTTCGAGGATGAGTATCCAGAAACGCGAGTCTTTCCACCTGTCCCCAGGGCTGTTGCGGATAGTAGCTCTCAGCATTCTGGGGATTCTGCCAACGGGTCGGGTACCAATAGTGGAGGCCAATTTAACCTCAATAACATTGACAACGAAAACGCTATTGACGATGAAGACACGGAGAATTATGCAATTGGACTGTCGCGCGCTAGCTCCATGACATCTCTCCACTCTCGTGCAATGACCTCCGAAGAAGGCCACGTCCACCGACTGGGCCAGAACCTCCGCCGCGACTTCCTCAGTCCATCTATCGATCAAGAAgcggacgatgatgatgatgcctcAGGCCTTGACGATGAATATATCGCCGCGTTGCGCGACAAATTGGACCGTTTGCACGAAGAACAAGAGCGTTCTTCTCGTTTCTCGGATAAGACCTTCGAGGAACTGGGTTCGACCGTGGACGATCTCTGGACGACCCAGAGACAAGATTCGGAGGCGTTTGAGAGGTTCAAGCAGAGCCAGATTGCTGCTCAAATTAACAGTGGCAGACGGAGTCGGCCTAGCACTGCTAATACCAGCCAGGGTGATCCTGAGCAGAAGTCTTCATAA